The nucleotide sequence TTTAAGTATTTCTTCACAGCCATCTGCTTTCGAAAGCGGCTGTAGTTGTCGGTGAAGACAGCATCAGAGTGGCGTTTGACAGGACTGTCCTGGGAGCTGGCAATACAACAATTACAAAGGAAAAGTTAAGAGATGatatctgtttaaaaaaaataccattaaatGAGTGAAATCAGCTTTATGGTATTGATTAGCCTAATAAAACcgaattttcatttcagctttcatttccaTCCATGACTTCAGatctttcttctgctgaaaaaaagcTACTGCTTTCACGGCTTACTAcgtattttaataaaaaggatAAATTCCAAAAATTGTTATTCAGCTTTTTGGGGAATACCTTCTACCAATTGTTTTCTCATCTCACTTTTGCCATGGCCTATGCAATAAGGATACATAGTCAATGATTTCTAAAGTCCTTGTCCCAGGAGTTCTGCAAGATCCAGTGGCTAAGTGTGGATTTCATGACTCCTGCCTGTTCTCACATCCCAGGTTGCACCTTTtaataaacagattttattcTAATTTCTATAATTTGTGTGAATATATTTCAGTACAATGGCAAGCTGGATTAAGTTGCAATAAGTTCTTAAAGGACCTCATCACTGTTCACATTGAACTCAGTGGAGGTGGAGTCTGTCACTGAGGAAAGGTAGTGTTGAACATCACAATAAGTAGCTATAAATGCTTCTTCTAAGGTTTCAAGACAAAACACACCTTGTGAGAGCCAAAcctggaggtcttttcctcATGCACAATCTTGGGAAATGCCAGGGTGTTCTATTTTAATTGGTCTTTGTTGGTTTACAGCACATGAGAAACTGGAACTGTATGTTCTGTAACaaaggcagcactgacacaaaTGAAGGACCTAATTTTTACTCGGCTTTTGAGCATGTGAAGTAGGCACTCAGTGGTATCGTCACAGCGGCTCACAGGTGCTGCTTATGGATTTGAAAGCAAGGGAAGTATACGGTGATCCTACCCAGCAGCCAGTGCCCATTAGTTTATTGATGTATTGGTCTGGAAGCTGCATCCAGATTCCTAGTCTATAAATTTGCCTCACTTTGGAATCCTGCTGCAATACAGACCTCACAAACATCTGTCAATGTGttctacagcagaaaaaaaaaattataccttTACATTTTCACTATAAACCAatcatttattaatttcattgtGTATTTCCCCGCTGTTAAGTACTGAGTAACCAATCACTTTGTATTTACTTTTGTCACTCATCCACCAAGCTAGTAAAAACACTAACAAAAAAAACAATTAGCAATTTGGCATGATAGTCATTATAATATTTCCAGTACACATTGTCCATGCTTTGTGCAGTGTCTGTTGCTCTACCTCTCACAGCTGTGTCAGGAATAAATAGTAACAGTCTCATTTAGTAATATCATTAAATACTTATATAGGATTTTCAGCTCCCCCATAATTATATAAGCTTCTCTTTTGATATCTCTAAATCACAAAAAGGAGACCTTGGATAGagaagggtaaaaaaaaaatgccaataaagccagctaggaaaaaaaaatctacctaATGTGTCACCTCACCTAACTCGTTTTCTAATAAGCGAATGCAGATATCTCTTCACAGCAAGTTTAGCCAAAAGATGGCTGTAGACACTGGTGAAAATTCCATCAGCATGCCTTGCATTTCTGAAATGGACAATGAATAAACTCTACAATACAGCCTGGGTTCATATAATTTTGATCATGTTAATTTTGCAAACATACTGCTTTCCTTAATTTAACTATTGTACATATTAAAGGAAACTAATTTCATAAAATAACTTTCAGATTTTCACAATAtacttttttattccttcctggAAAGTGAAAGCATTCATCATGCCACAATGGAAATACAGAATCAACATTTCTGCCGACATCCCTACTGCTACCACTATTCAAGCAGCGGCTGTGGGATTTTCTTCCCCAACTGAATCTTCCTTTCCTAATCTCAGTTTGAAAATGTGAATGATTTTTTGGCAGAAATCAAGTAGTCCATCATCTTTTGTATTTATGATAATAAAGAAACTCACCTATCAATAATTCTGGACAGATCAAAAtagaatttctcattttcaggtAGTGTGTTCTGCAAAATATCTGATTCTGACTTTAATGACCCACGGGCATGGTCAGGTTCACTGGCTCCATCAAATGGCATTCTGTTTCCCAATCTGTTGGAGAAAGAAATGGTGTAAAGTACAGCTAGCTGAGGACATGAGGCACTTTACTAGAGATAACATTCTGCTTTGTGTCAAAATGCAGATCTACCTACTTTCATTGGTAAGGGAATTAAAAGAAATCTGGATAATTCAAAAATCACTTCCAGGTAGAATCCATGTTTAATTGTAGATTAATTGACATAACAGATCCTTCTCTCAAATTCATACTTTCTAGATAAATGTTATCACTGAACGCAATTTATTCCAGTGCATAATGTATGACAATCACAGTACAACTGACAACTGTGAAGCTTTTCTTAACAACTGCATTTTGTATAAATGATGGATGAAATTACCAGCCTCCACCCAAGCAAAGTGAAAACTGCTCCTGTGACGTACTTACCTCCCAGTTAAGACATAAGATATAGGATGCATTTAATTCtgcattaaaatgcagaatgaaaCAGTTCTTAGGCCTTCTccaaagaaagcaaatacaCCAAGAACTTCAAACTAAATAAAAAGTGTAGGCATGTATCTCtacacatttttattctctcaTGTTAGAAGccaaaaaatcttttaatttcttcaaatgTATCATGGCAATTGCTCTGTATAAACTGATGTATAGTTACTTCACATTTTCGTAAACTGCAGTTTCTCATGAAGTGTCATATTTTATCAAGGGTAGTCTGACTGCATAGCAGTAGTTCGGTATCATTCCTTCTGGCTGCTCTGATATTCTGTGGCAGATGAGGAAATCATTGTAGGAAACCCCTGCATGTGATGACATGTAAAAGGCACATACTAAAACTAAGACTTAGGTCCTTGTAATTTTAAAGTCACCTTTAGCACTATTTATATGTCTGATTCATGTAAGTATCCCGTCTGGTAGAAAAAAGGTGCAAAGTTGCTGTGTAAAACGAGCAGGCTCAAGTCACACCTTTTGGAAGTCAGTCAGTgcttttttgcctgtttttcaCTGGTCCTTCTACATTTGATGCTTCTGTCACCGAAATGCAAACCCTACCGTTCTGCCATCTCATTTAATTCAGCTGGACCACTAACAGCACCTTCAACCGGCCGAAGCACGCAGAGCTACAAAACCTGCCCTCCGCCCTGTCCCCGTTCACTTCCCAGGGCTCACCGTGACCCCACATCGCGTCCGACCCCCGCGCACACCGCGACCCAGCCCGTGGGGCAACGCTGCTGCAGCCGCCTCGGGAGGTGCGTGCGTGTCCCGGGAGCTTTTACCGGGTGGGTTCGGCGGGCAGCTGCCGGGACCGCCTGACCGCAGCCACGCCGCGGGGACCCCGCGCACCGCCCGATACCGGGCAAACACCCGCCGGCAAGCGCCGCACTCGGGACGGCACAGCCGCGCCTCCCTCGGGAGGGCACAGCGGAGGAGTGGCTCTTCTCACAGCCCCTCCGGCCATcggccagggctgggcaggtgcCTGCGGGCAGAGGGGCGCGGAGCGCGGAGCGGAGCTCGGAGCGGAGCGCGGCCTTACCGCGGGACGGGAGGGAAGGCGGCGCCCCGCGGGGGCAGCGCCCGCGCCCGCCAGCAGAGGGCGCTGAGGAGGGCGAGGGCGAGGAGGAGCGGGGAGGCGCCGCGGTGCTCCATGGCCGCCACCTGCGGAGGGAAGAGCGCAGCCGTCACCCTCCGACCCGGCCCGCCCGCACCCGCTGGCCCCGGGACTCCGCCGAGCGACTGCCCCGGTCCCGCTCCCAAACCAGGTCCTTGTTCCGAAAGACGCCGCCGGCCAGCGGGGTCACGATGGCGGGGCAGCTGCCCGCGgtcagggagagctgggatcccCGAAGGCGACACCCGGCCCGGTGCGACGGGCAGCGGTGCCCGGGGCTCAGCGACTTAAGCGGTAGCAAGAGAGGGTCCCGCCCCGGCTGCCCTGGGCTTTCAGaatctctcccctctccccgaCGGCCGGGATGGCTTCCCTGCAGGTCCGGGAGGGGCGAAGAGGAGCGAGGGTACGGGACGGGGACATCCTTCCTCACGCGCTGGGAAGTTGCCGCTGTAGCGGGGAGAAAGTTACTCACGGAGCCGCGATTCCGTCGGTGGGTCTGGCTgggcgggcgcggagcggagcggtGCTGGGGGAATGCGCCCTGCTCCGCTGCGCTGCTGCCGGGGCGGCGGCAGcagagggtgaggaggaggaggaggaggaggaggaggaggatgaagaggaggGCTCCGTCTCGCCGCACGCTCTGAGCTGCCCGCCGCGCCACCGCGTTTTATAGCGTTTACACGTTTCTGCTTCCGAAGAAGCAATCACGTTACTGGAGAGACGTCACCCTTCCCAAGGGGACGGTCGCTTTGTTCAGGACAGTCAGAGACTTATATTTAACACATGAGCAGTCGCGtacctcttccccctccccctcacCCCCTCGGCCATTATTTGATTTATGTTAATGACATAGTTTTGGAGAAGCGGAGCCCCGTCGGAGGGGTGATTCCGCCTCGCCAGGCGGGAGAGCAGGCGGCCGTCGGGCTCTGCGGGCGCGCCACACCACGCATCCCTGCCCGCACCTGGCATAGCCGGAGCGAAGGTGACTGCACTTTCCGGGGCCCTCCGCTCCCAGCCCACTCTCCTCCAACCCCCGTGCTTCCCTGAGGAGCCCCTTCCGCGCCGCGGGGCTGCTCCTTTCGGTAGCTCCTCGGCAGTGTTTCCGTGCTAAACTGGTCCCTCTTCGTCCCCGGCACATGCAAGTCCCTGATGGTGGTTCCCGCCCGAGGTGCGCAGGGAGCTcgtctgaaaaacaaaattttcctaCGGGTTTTAGTTTGATTTTAGCAGGTGTCGGGGTGCTTTCTACTCTGCTATCTTGTTTAAACTGCGTGCGCGTTCGTGGAACACGGGTTAAGCCCCACATCCAAGCGCCTCTCGGTGCAGCCGAGCACGGCGGGCGCCTGTGACGGCTCCGCTGCACGGGCGCGCAGGGAGCGCGGCTGGAGCGTATGTAAAACCCCCCTGAGCAGGAGGGGGATCAGCTCTTCCTTCTAAAGTGTCTTAAGCCCAAACCTCGGGGATGCCACAGCAAGGGAGAATCGGTTTCAAGcctttgatttttctccttcGAATTTTCCTTGCCTTAGCGAGATCTAAgggcagcagagaaagaaacacaggGGAAGTGGGCGTGGGGCCCGCGGGCGGGCCGGCAGGACGGCACTGCTCCAGCAAGCACCTCTTCAGTATCCCACCGTGTCTTTACGGTGCCTGCCCTGAAATATTTGCCAAACAATCGCGGAAGAATTTAATCTGTAAAGATCATCacccattttttcccttttttttggttttttttcttgagctTTTGTGCCTCTAATCCTCCTACTCAGTCGGTAACGATTGTACCAAATCCATTCAGACGATTTCACCATTTTTTCTTACTTCTAATAAGTTTTCCTGTTTCATGTTTCACTAAAGGTTAGGCAGGCTCAATGCCGAAGATTCTGCGATGCTTAATCACATTTTCTAATTCAGTTACATAAAGAATAAGTGAATTAGATTAAAAATGCCTGGAAATTTGTTTCTCGGATGACAGCTGTGACTAAAACCAGAGTTCCTGCAGTAGTCTAATTTCAGGAAATTTTCCCCTTGTTACTACATAACTAGGGGTCGAAGGAGTTATTCTGCTCCGGAATGGCGGGATGAGCATCAATGGCACCGTATTCCCCTCACCTCAGAAATATCCCGGCTAGGGCGCATTGGCGTTGTGCAGTGTGCACGACCTGGGGAAGTGCGGTGGTCTTCGCTCAACTACTcgcaggaggagagaggaaggagaaagcaaTCTCCTGGGTGGCTCAGGGACGCGTGGCTGGAGCGCTGCGAAGTCTGCGGTTGCCCACTCTCCTGGCCTGGAGTGGCGAGCGACGAGGGGAGGCTGCACCGGGACCCCGCGGCCAGGGCGGGTTCGAGGGTCCGCGGCTAGCCCCCGCTGCCGCTCCTCAGCCCCAGTTCCCAGCCCCAGTTCCCAGCCCcagttcccagcccctctcctcatcctcagtCCCGCTCCCGCCTAGGGCGCCGCTGCGGGAAAAGCCAAAcgctgctggcagcaggaagcgGAGAAGAAAGAAGTTTCCTTCTAGCGCTAGCAAACCTGAGCTAGCGCAGCCTGTAGAGGGGGTCTCGCAGGAGTCCTGCGGACTGCGgtccctggagggaggaggggagcagcCAACTCAGTCTAAGGGATAAGTGAAAAACAAGTCTGCTGTCAGTTGCTATGTATGTGCAGTATGGGTGGCTGCGTGCTCTCCGGAGATGTATATAGACTAAAAATGGGCAAATCGGGGCTTTCTTACCATAGTGAACCATTTGGGGCTGTGATGTACCGCACTGTGCCCTTCCATACTGTACCTGGTGAATCTGGTTTGCTGTAAGTTCTGTTTTTGCAGGTGTATACTAGGTTGGACATCATGCTGTCAGGTTGGCTAAAGTGGCCTCAGAACCTCTCTAGGGATGACAGTGTTGATAAAGAAACCTCTCTAGGGCTCCCTGAACGATCTGAGAGATCTGTAGTGCATCTAATCTTACAATACCATCTCTTTTCCCTATTCTATAGACAAGAAACTGAGTCATAGGGAGATCGAGTGGTTCCTCTTGTTTACTCAGGAAGTCTCCAGTGGAGCTTTGAATTGGCCCCAAAAGCCCCAAGTACCCTTCAGTTGCACTAACTGCCTGCATTTCCCTTCAGCATCTTGTTGCAAGCCACCACCTCCTCTTCTTGGAGACAAACTGAAGAAGAGATGCCACCTCCCCCTTTCTCCTTAGTCCTTCCTCACATTTCTCGAGAGGATTTTCATTGAAGGAGGTTGATTTGGGATGACTGACAAGGGTTTGGGATGGCAATCCAAATTCtatcttttccagttttctcccCCGAAGTTTACATACACTACTATTTCCACATTTGATA is from Serinus canaria isolate serCan28SL12 chromosome 3, serCan2020, whole genome shotgun sequence and encodes:
- the VIP gene encoding VIP peptides, with protein sequence MEHRGASPLLLALALLSALCWRARALPPRGAAFPPVPRLGNRMPFDGASEPDHARGSLKSESDILQNTLPENEKFYFDLSRIIDRNARHADGIFTSVYSHLLAKLAVKRYLHSLIRKRVSSQDSPVKRHSDAVFTDNYSRFRKQMAVKKYLNSVLTGKRSQEELNPAKLRDEAELLEPSFSENYDSVDELLSHLPLDL